A window of Hemibagrus wyckioides isolate EC202008001 linkage group LG03, SWU_Hwy_1.0, whole genome shotgun sequence contains these coding sequences:
- the wdr89 gene encoding WD repeat-containing protein 89, with amino-acid sequence MDSLEDTFEALSISRRLQPDDPSYILDLTLSPVDLIGVSCSNHAVRLHAKETLRVQGEYQGHAGAVFGVRFSPSSPDLLFTGSSDGTLRSWDVRQPGSSAVRVFRSEPDHVYCSFDVSCNGTVVCAGTEQLGDDSFLVFWDSRMTGGGTKKDGLLGVYSESHSDDITVVRFHPKQVDRLASGSTDGLVNVFDLSLGKEDDALVTTCNCDSSASALCWSGKNQDQLLCLTHDEGLRLWDLSQLDSNNSFTLLSSSDARTLVSLPEGTSLDYFVGGTWLEEAARLVVVGGSHSGELHLLDCSCTELKLMKSLSGGHSSTVRCFQWDAMGGALLTGGEDGQLLQWKAGAEEISVGKKDHFKSISSVQLKAKSHRKQVSKREKKQTF; translated from the exons ATGGATTCCCTTGAAGACACGTTCGAGGCACTGTCTATCTCCAGACGTTTGCAGCCAGACGATCCGTCGTACATCCTGGACTTGACCCTTTCACCCGTAGACCTCATCGGTGTGTCCTGCTCCAATCACGCTGTTCGCCTGCACGCTAAAGAGACCCTCCGAGTTCAGGGAGAATATCAGGGCCACGCCGGGGCCGTGTTCGGGGTCCGGTTTTCTCCGTCCTCGCCGGATCTGCTCTTTACTGGCTCTTCTGACGGGACGCTGCGAAGCTGGGACGTGCGTCAGCCTGGTTCCTCTGCGGTCCGAGTGTTCAGGAGCGAGCCGGATCATGTGTACTGTTCGTTTGATGTGAGCTGTAACGGCACGGTGGTGTGCGCCGGCACCGAACAGCTGGGTGACGACAGCTTTCTGGTGTTCTGGGATTCCCGGATGACTGGAGGCGGAACCAAAAAGGACGGGCTGCTGGGCGTGTACTCTGAGTCGcacagtgatgacatcacagttGTGCGATTCCACCCAAAGCAGGTGGACAGGCTGGCGTCGGGTTCCACAGACGGCCTGGTGAACGTGTTCGATTTGAGTTTGGGAAAAGAAGACGACGCCCTCGTCACCACGTGTAACTGCGACTCCTCCGCCAGCGCCCTCTGTTGGTCAG gTAAAAATCAGGACCAGCTGCTGTGTCTGACTCACGACGAAGGCCTCCGGCTGTGGGATTTGTCTCAGCTGGACAGCAACAACTCGTTCACGCTCTTGAGTTCATCTGACGCTCGAACCCTCGTCTCCTTACCCGAGGGAACTTCTCTGGACTACTTTGTGGGCGGAACGTGGCTGGAGGAAGCAGCTCGTCTGGTCGTGGTAGGCGGATCCCACAGCGGAGAGCTCCACCTGCTGGACTGCAGCTGCACTGAACTGAAGCTGATGAAGTCACTGAGCGGTGGCCATTCATCCACGGTGAGGTGTTTCCAGTGGGACGCGATGGGTGGTGCTTTGTTGACAGGCGGCGAGGATGGCCAGCTGCTGCAGTGGAAGGCGGGAGCCGAGGAGATCAGCGTGGGGAAGAAAGACCACTTTAAAAGCATCTCGTCTGTGCAACTTAAAGCAAAGTCACACAGGAAGCAGGTGTCgaaaagagagaagaagcaGACATTTTAA
- the ppp2r5eb gene encoding protein phosphatase 2, regulatory subunit B', epsilon: MSSAATSPPSVDKVDGFSRKSVRKAKQKRSQSSSQFRSQGKPIELTPLPLLKDVPAQEQPDLFLKKLQQCCTVFDFMDTLSDLKMKEYKRSTLNELVDYVTVSRGYLTEQAYPEVVKMVSYNIFRTLPPCDSNEFDPEEDEPTLEASWPHLQLVYEFFIRFLESQEFQPSIAKKYIDQKFVLQLLELFDSEDPRERDYLKTVLHRIYGKFLGLRAFIRKQINNIFLRFVYETEHFNGVAELLEILGSIINGFALPLKAEHKQFLVKVLIPLHTVRSLSLFHAQLAYCIVQFLEKDPTLTEPVIRGLLKFWPKTCSQKEVMFLGELEEILDVIEPTQFVKIQEPLFKQISKCVSSPHFQVAERALYYWNNEYIMSLIEENSNVILPIMFASLYRISKEHWNPAIVALVYNVLKAFMEMNSSLFDELTATYKSDRQREKKKEKEREELWKKLEDLELKRGLRSNAIIPT; this comes from the exons ATGTCCTCAGCAGCCACCTCGCCGCCGTCAGTGGACAAAGTGGACGGGTTCTCCCGAAAATCGGTCAGGAAGGCCAAGCAGAAGCGCTCACAGAGTTCCTCACAGTTCCGCTCTCAGGGCAAACCCATCGAGCTCACTCCCCTCCCTCTGCTCAAAg ACGTCCCTGCTCAGGAGCAGCCGGATTTGTTCCTGAAGAAGCTGCAGCAGTGCTGCACCGTGTTCGACTTCATGGACACGCTGTCTGACCTGAAGATGAAAGAGTACAAGCGCTCCACGCTCAACGAGCTGGTGGACTACGTGACGGTCAGCCGAGGCTACCTCACCGAGCAGGCCTACCCCGAGGTCGTCAAAATG gtGTCCTACAACATATTCCGCACTCTTCCACCCTGTGACAGTAACGAGTTTGACCCAGAGGAGGACGAACCAACTTTAGAGGCTTCATGGCCAcatttacag CTGGTGTACGAGTTCTTCATACGCTTTCTGGAGAGTCAGGAGTTCCAGCCCAGCATTGCCAAAAAGTATATAGACCAGAAATTTGTCTTACAG CTGCTGGAACTGTTCGACAGTGAGGACCCGCGGGAGAGAGACTACCTGAAGACAGTCTTACACAGAATCTACGGCAAATTCCTGGGGCTGAGGGCTTTTATACgaaaacagataaataatatttttctacG TTTTGTTTATGAAACTGAGCACTTCAACGGAGTAGCCGAGTTGTTGGAAATTTTGGGAAG CATCATCAACGGCTTTGCTTTACCTCTGAAAGCTGAACATAAGCAGTTCCTGGTGAAAGTGTTGATTCCTCTGCACACAGTCAGGAGTCTCTCGCTCTTCcatgcacag ttggcgtattgtattgtacagttCCTAGAGAAAGACCCCACATTAACAGAACCG GTCATTAGAGGTCTTCTCAAGTTCTGGCCAAAGACGTGCAGTCAAAAAGAG GTGATGTTCCTGGGAGAGCTGGAGGAGATCCTGGACGTGATCGAACCCACGCAGTTTGTGAAGATCCAGGAGCCTCTGTTCAAGCAGATCTCCAAATGCGTCTCCAGCCCTCACTTCCAG gtggctGAGCGAGCACTGTACTACTGGAATAACGAGTACATCATGAGTCTTATCGAGGAGAACTCCAACGTCATCCTGCCCATCATGTTCGCCAGCTTGTACAGGATCTCCAAAGAGCACTGGAACCC GGCGATCGTAGCTTTAGTGTACAACGTCCTGAAAGCCTTCATGGAAATGAACAGCTCTTTGTTTGATGAACTCACTGCCACCTACAAGTCAGATCGccagag agagaagaaaaaggaaaaggagcgTGAGGAGTTGTGGAAGAAGTTGGAGGACCTGGAGCTGAAGAGAGGCCTGCGGAGCAACGCGATTATTCCCACTTAA